The Candidatus Neomarinimicrobiota bacterium genome includes the window CCATTGCCCATTCTTTGATAAATTCGAAAAATTTAAATTAAGCGCACCTTCTTGCTTGCCAATTTGCAGGGCCTCATTATTATCCCATGGGATCCATATTAATTTATTGGATTCAGGATCATTGTAGAGGAAATAATTATGTGTCATTCGGCCATAAGTATCCCAATTTTGTAATACCGTATTATAGGCCAGGTATTTGAGAAAATTTTCAGTATCCAAAATTGCATCAAGCTCTTTTTCCCAAGTGATAGGATCCGTCGTTCTTAATTCAGAGTGGAGAACAGAGAAAAGATTTTCAATCTCGGACCAATCTGCATCATCTTCATTTGTGTCTTTTGTAAAATGATCTTTGTTAAAACTTCCTTTTTGAAAACTTGCACCCTCTCCTTCTGGTTTATACAAGTTCCCACTTGAGACACTAAATTGATTCTTAATTACCGTGTCATCCATTTCCTCAACGATTGTATAAAGCCCAAAATATTGTGACCCATCTCCGTGGTCAACGTAAACCTCACAGAAGGAAGTATTCGCACTGACTATTCCTGCTTCATAAAATATTTCACCAGAAACCTTTTCTCTTAAAAATGACCGATCCTCATAATTGCTTTTTAAACTCAATTGTTTGAATCCATAAAACCTTTGATTATCAATTTGAGGATATTCATCTTCAAACTCATCAAAATCCAATTTAAATGGTAATTTCATCAGCCCTTGAGACCATGAACTTCGTAAACTTGAATTTCCTTTAAAACGGACACCTACCCGGTACCACTTTTTACCATTATATAATATATCTCCTGGTACCCACATTGGATTTTCAGAATCATCTAATCCGCCCCCTGGACCTCCACCCGGTCCTCCCCCTGGTCCGCCACCTTGATTTGGCTCTCCATGTAACGAAGTCATATCTTTTAGCATTAAATCCCATCGATCACTGTTTATAATGATATCAACCCGTTTTACTTCATCATTTGGAAAAACTTCTGAAAAATTTGGAGTGGTTAACTTCCCATGCGTTTCCTGTGACCAATCATCTGCCGTAAAATCCTTATCATTAAATATAATTTTATCAGACTCTGCGGACGTTTCATCTAAATTTTCACAGCTCAGTAAAAACGTCATTAAAATAAATAAAAATAAGAAGTTGGTTTTATTAATATTCATTGTTTTCTTTCCAAATTATTTGCTTTTTTAGACAAGAACTTCTATTAATAGTTAAAATTTATTTTATTGGATTATAATATCTCACAATATATTGATAGCCTGTACTAGGTCCATTCAAAGTTTAAAAATTTCAGTCATAAATTTATAATCAACCAGACATCTTACCCGCCAATAGCAACCATCCCCTGGCATCATTATTTGCAGGATCTAATTCCATGGATCTCCCCCAGGCTGCTTTTGCCAACGCCGATTCATTCATCTTCCAATAAGTAATACCGAGGCCTAAATAGGTTCCGGAATCAGAGGGCTTTAATTCTATCGATTCTTGATAAGCTGCCAGAGATTCCCTAAACATTCCTTTTTCTCTGTAAAAACCACCTAATACTTGCATGGATCCCGGGAGCCAAACGCCGGAATTTTTATTTACACTCAAGGCTTTTCTGAACGATGTCTGGCCCAATCCCGATTCCCCAACGCGATTATATTCCACCGCAAGGATGTAGTAAGCCTGAGGCAAAAGGGTTCTAACTTTTTTGTTATGGGG containing:
- a CDS encoding CotH kinase family protein is translated as MNINKTNFLFLFILMTFLLSCENLDETSAESDKIIFNDKDFTADDWSQETHGKLTTPNFSEVFPNDEVKRVDIIINSDRWDLMLKDMTSLHGEPNQGGGPGGGPGGGPGGGLDDSENPMWVPGDILYNGKKWYRVGVRFKGNSSLRSSWSQGLMKLPFKLDFDEFEDEYPQIDNQRFYGFKQLSLKSNYEDRSFLREKVSGEIFYEAGIVSANTSFCEVYVDHGDGSQYFGLYTIVEEMDDTVIKNQFSVSSGNLYKPEGEGASFQKGSFNKDHFTKDTNEDDADWSEIENLFSVLHSELRTTDPITWEKELDAILDTENFLKYLAYNTVLQNWDTYGRMTHNYFLYNDPESNKLIWIPWDNNEALQIGKQEGALNLNFSNLSKNGQWPLIEYLYANEHYRSIYDAFVGQSINDAFNQERLIAKYNTYSQLIHDSVTKEETGYTFLNSIGDFQSGVSDLINHASQRTAAVNNYK